The following proteins are co-located in the Sporolactobacillus pectinivorans genome:
- a CDS encoding DUF58 domain-containing protein, with protein sequence MFYFAMVQGGFVSWFIFYAFLPVMLYIIFLAVYPLRWIEASRVVENGQIFAGDTLRTQLILKKRLLIPFFLVTAREDTEYGEGAVFHASSSGLSVWLGRKASFSCSIADMKRGKYALSSIKLKIEDPFGFYRKTVNLPCSSDILVYPKMQPINLSEGQAGNNTFRFSANDADLSQFNGVRAYQPSDRLSWLDWKSTAKINQLVTKQYEPEGEPRASVVYISDEACSQNIFERSISYTASLVKTLLQKDYTVQLTCSRTKKALILHRKNLKELTEAYRILAELTKEDALKSSDFPISIRKKTTAFAVSTDSKIFEQLTTGARSSRQVQTLFYVTDDPEKEGMAHYLSPFFSLYLVAGDDFRQILKAGN encoded by the coding sequence ATGTTTTATTTTGCGATGGTCCAGGGCGGCTTTGTCAGTTGGTTTATCTTTTATGCGTTTCTTCCTGTGATGCTCTACATAATCTTTTTGGCAGTCTATCCGCTTCGATGGATCGAAGCATCGAGGGTAGTTGAAAATGGGCAAATATTTGCAGGGGATACGCTGCGGACACAGCTTATTTTAAAAAAAAGATTACTCATTCCTTTTTTCCTAGTCACAGCCCGTGAAGATACAGAGTATGGAGAAGGTGCTGTATTCCATGCTTCATCTTCCGGCCTATCTGTCTGGCTGGGGCGAAAAGCCTCTTTTTCCTGTTCTATTGCAGACATGAAGCGGGGGAAATATGCTCTCTCTTCCATCAAATTAAAAATAGAAGATCCATTTGGCTTTTACCGGAAAACAGTTAATTTGCCGTGCAGCAGTGACATTCTCGTCTATCCCAAAATGCAGCCCATCAATCTTTCAGAGGGTCAGGCAGGCAATAATACTTTCCGCTTTTCGGCAAATGACGCCGATCTTTCTCAATTCAACGGTGTCCGAGCTTATCAGCCGAGCGACAGGCTGTCTTGGCTTGACTGGAAATCGACAGCTAAAATCAATCAATTAGTGACAAAACAATACGAACCTGAAGGAGAGCCTCGGGCTTCCGTTGTTTATATTTCAGATGAAGCTTGTTCACAGAACATCTTTGAGCGGAGCATTTCTTATACGGCATCCCTTGTCAAAACCCTCCTTCAAAAAGATTATACAGTTCAGCTGACTTGCAGCCGTACGAAAAAAGCATTGATTCTTCACCGAAAAAATTTAAAAGAACTGACGGAAGCTTATCGGATTCTCGCTGAACTGACAAAAGAGGATGCATTGAAAAGCAGTGATTTCCCAATCTCAATCCGTAAGAAAACAACGGCTTTTGCCGTAAGTACCGATTCCAAAATTTTTGAACAGCTGACCACGGGCGCACGCTCCTCCCGTCAGGTTCAAACCCTTTTCTATGTGACTGATGATCCGGAAAAAGAGGGCATGGCTCATTACCTTTCGCCTTTCTTTTCACTTTATCTTGTTGCCGGTGACGACTTCAGGCAGATTCTGAAGGCGGGGAACTAA
- a CDS encoding DUF4129 domain-containing transglutaminase family protein, with product MQSISNKWLRAAIFCLAVFMLWECVKPVLVLTILNNHLLLLLFIIVPMLLFYFRVPGWLNALAGVMLISNGIHFYFYRNEPIFSRSWILSATGEIYRNALLVWRGDLGKLSDLFSAFLFFVLLWLICFTLWHWLKTGRFYLLFFLAVASLSLVDTFTFYKTGPSIVIVILTGLLILGIQRFIEMRGNTPTNQRGQSFGYWTSIVVLAALLLFLGFSGPKPGPQWPSPIAFLQNKGLQGFNAGGSFFSAGQRIGYDSDDSNLGGSIGMDATVLFTAHVSGGSSYWRVASKDTYTGKGWASGGTNTIPLTQPSSESALTLYEGSTKVTEETASVSFFKASPPILPYVGQLTAISVPGGKLSLNQEAGQVLTKKEQPAKSEQISYFEPTFQVSALRKVTSGNDPIQIRNLDLQLPKELPNRVRTLAGHIMAGQGNRYDQVMAVVRYLKSSRFSYSTNRVPRPAKNQDYVDQFLFDSHVGYCDNFSTSMVVLLRSEGIPARWVKGFSSGTYMGESEDRVGGKRVLRSVYEIRNADAHSWVEVYFPGSGWVSFDPTPTFTDPGQFASAAQGNGKAASISTNKNAGQNASTGGGQNQQRQQQSQAKPPQSNNATRANQQQVKTKTGDVRRMSHRNGPEKPGWKFFPMIVCIVLAMAAILVFLTRIRWLTALYAKKQAKMVVKDKKSFMNAYANLFRLLGLNGLHRRKTQTLREFSEIVDHQFLGNDLSELTGYYERLAYSDQFTLSENEKIKIGNLIGHLVIKLADGRKK from the coding sequence ATGCAGAGTATTTCAAATAAATGGCTCCGTGCAGCCATCTTCTGTCTGGCTGTTTTTATGTTATGGGAATGCGTCAAACCTGTGCTTGTGCTGACCATTCTAAATAATCACCTGCTGCTTCTTTTGTTCATTATAGTTCCCATGCTGCTGTTTTATTTTCGTGTGCCCGGATGGCTCAACGCGCTGGCGGGTGTCATGCTGATCAGCAACGGTATTCATTTTTATTTTTACAGAAATGAGCCGATATTCAGCCGCAGCTGGATTCTCTCTGCGACAGGTGAGATTTATAGAAACGCGCTGCTGGTTTGGCGGGGGGATCTCGGGAAACTATCTGATTTATTCAGTGCCTTTCTTTTTTTTGTGCTGCTATGGCTGATTTGTTTTACGCTGTGGCACTGGCTGAAAACAGGCCGCTTTTATCTGCTTTTTTTCCTTGCAGTCGCCAGTCTTAGCCTTGTTGACACATTTACATTTTATAAAACAGGGCCATCGATTGTCATCGTGATTTTGACAGGATTGCTGATACTGGGTATCCAGAGATTTATTGAGATGCGGGGCAACACGCCGACAAATCAAAGAGGACAATCTTTCGGATATTGGACTTCTATCGTTGTCCTTGCCGCCCTGTTATTGTTTCTAGGTTTCTCCGGCCCTAAGCCCGGGCCGCAGTGGCCCAGCCCGATTGCATTTCTGCAAAACAAGGGATTACAAGGTTTTAATGCGGGCGGTTCATTTTTTTCCGCCGGCCAGCGGATTGGCTATGATTCGGATGACTCGAATCTTGGCGGCTCTATAGGAATGGACGCAACGGTCTTGTTCACCGCACATGTGAGTGGCGGATCAAGCTATTGGCGCGTTGCTTCAAAAGATACTTATACTGGAAAAGGCTGGGCATCCGGCGGCACCAACACTATTCCACTGACACAACCTTCAAGCGAAAGTGCTCTTACCTTGTATGAAGGCAGCACAAAAGTAACAGAGGAAACAGCGTCAGTTTCTTTTTTCAAGGCGAGTCCTCCGATTTTACCTTATGTGGGGCAACTGACGGCGATAAGCGTCCCGGGGGGGAAGCTGAGTCTGAATCAGGAAGCCGGACAAGTGCTGACAAAGAAAGAGCAGCCGGCAAAATCCGAGCAAATCAGCTATTTTGAACCGACTTTCCAGGTTTCGGCTCTGCGGAAGGTCACATCGGGAAATGACCCGATTCAAATCCGCAATCTGGATCTGCAGCTGCCGAAAGAGCTTCCAAATCGTGTGCGCACACTTGCTGGTCATATCATGGCAGGTCAAGGCAATAGATATGACCAGGTGATGGCGGTGGTCAGATATTTGAAGTCTTCCAGATTTAGCTATTCGACCAACCGAGTGCCGCGTCCCGCCAAGAATCAGGACTATGTGGATCAGTTCCTGTTTGATTCTCATGTCGGCTACTGCGATAACTTTTCAACGTCCATGGTTGTCCTACTGAGGTCTGAAGGCATTCCCGCCCGCTGGGTGAAGGGATTTTCAAGTGGTACTTATATGGGAGAGTCCGAGGACAGAGTAGGCGGTAAAAGAGTGTTACGGTCCGTTTATGAAATCAGAAACGCTGACGCGCATTCATGGGTCGAAGTTTATTTTCCGGGCAGCGGATGGGTAAGCTTCGACCCGACACCGACCTTTACGGATCCAGGCCAGTTTGCAAGTGCGGCGCAGGGAAACGGAAAGGCTGCATCGATCAGTACAAACAAAAATGCGGGACAAAACGCATCCACCGGTGGGGGACAGAATCAGCAGCGTCAACAGCAGTCACAGGCAAAGCCCCCCCAGAGTAATAACGCAACAAGGGCGAACCAGCAGCAGGTCAAAACAAAGACCGGTGACGTGAGAAGGATGTCGCATAGGAATGGCCCGGAAAAACCGGGCTGGAAATTTTTTCCCATGATTGTCTGTATTGTGCTTGCAATGGCTGCCATTCTGGTATTTCTGACACGGATCAGATGGCTGACTGCACTTTATGCAAAAAAGCAGGCCAAAATGGTTGTAAAAGATAAAAAATCGTTCATGAATGCCTACGCCAATTTGTTCCGTCTTTTAGGGCTAAACGGCTTGCACCGCAGGAAAACACAGACACTGCGTGAATTTTCTGAAATAGTGGATCATCAGTTTCTCGGAAATGATCTGTCAGAACTGACCGGATACTATGAGCGGCTTGCCTACTCGGATCAATTTACCCTTTCAGAAAATGAAAAAATTAAAATAGGCAATCTGATCGGACACCTCGTTATAAAGCTGGCTGATGGAAGAAAGAAATAA
- a CDS encoding SpoVR family protein has product MKNEELKALERSIDEITEIAEGFGLDFYPMRYEICPAEIIYTFGAYGMPTRFSHWSFGKQFYKMKMQYDLGLSKIYELVINSDPCYAFLLNTNSLIQNKMIVAHVLAHCDFFKNNVRFVNTRRDMVESMSATAERIHQYEEQHGRKKVEKFIDAVLAIQEHVDPRIIRKGDWLDNKPGKPVKKKKRPLSAYQDLLNLDEKAETRQEEIKEKFPKRPEKDLLFFIEEYSRKLENWQRDILTMLREEMLYFWPQLETKIMNEGWASFWHARIMRELDLTSGEAVEFAKLNAQVVQPSHQNINPYYLGLKIYEDIEEKYNHPSEEMIKMGIKEGSGREKMFEVRELESDQSFIRNYLSKDLVQHEDLFLFEKKGENYTITDKDWKNVRDQLVSMRVNGGFPYIVVEDGDYRGNGELLLKHRYEGIELDVRDMEGVLTYLVQLWGRPVHLQTIIDEHPTLFSCENGEVRRKRLEE; this is encoded by the coding sequence ATGAAAAACGAGGAGCTCAAAGCACTGGAAAGATCAATTGATGAAATTACCGAAATAGCAGAAGGTTTCGGCCTTGACTTTTACCCCATGCGCTATGAAATCTGTCCGGCAGAAATCATTTATACTTTCGGAGCTTACGGAATGCCGACCCGCTTCTCCCACTGGAGTTTCGGCAAACAGTTTTACAAAATGAAGATGCAGTATGATCTGGGCTTGAGTAAAATCTATGAGCTTGTTATTAATTCGGATCCCTGTTATGCATTCCTGCTGAATACGAATAGCTTAATTCAGAATAAAATGATTGTAGCCCACGTGCTGGCTCATTGCGATTTTTTCAAAAATAATGTCCGATTCGTCAACACACGCCGGGATATGGTTGAAAGCATGAGTGCGACAGCCGAACGGATTCACCAGTATGAAGAGCAGCATGGAAGAAAAAAAGTAGAGAAGTTTATCGATGCCGTTCTGGCCATTCAGGAACATGTGGATCCGCGCATTATACGGAAGGGTGACTGGCTTGATAATAAGCCGGGAAAACCGGTAAAAAAGAAAAAGCGGCCATTATCTGCCTATCAGGATCTCCTGAATCTTGATGAAAAAGCCGAGACCCGGCAGGAGGAAATTAAAGAGAAATTTCCTAAAAGGCCGGAGAAGGACTTGTTGTTTTTTATCGAAGAATACAGTAGGAAACTGGAAAACTGGCAGCGTGATATATTAACCATGCTCAGGGAAGAGATGCTTTATTTTTGGCCGCAACTTGAAACAAAAATAATGAATGAAGGATGGGCTTCATTCTGGCATGCCAGGATTATGCGTGAACTGGATCTGACATCTGGTGAGGCTGTCGAATTTGCAAAACTAAATGCCCAGGTGGTTCAGCCTTCGCATCAGAACATTAATCCGTATTACCTCGGTCTCAAAATTTATGAAGACATTGAAGAAAAGTATAATCATCCGAGCGAAGAGATGATTAAAATGGGCATAAAGGAAGGATCAGGCCGTGAAAAAATGTTTGAAGTCCGTGAACTTGAATCCGACCAGTCATTTATCCGAAATTATCTGAGCAAAGATCTGGTTCAGCACGAAGATCTTTTTCTGTTTGAGAAAAAAGGGGAAAATTATACGATTACAGATAAGGACTGGAAAAACGTGCGGGATCAGCTTGTCTCGATGCGGGTCAACGGAGGTTTTCCATATATTGTTGTGGAGGATGGAGACTACCGGGGCAATGGAGAACTGCTCCTCAAGCACAGGTATGAAGGCATTGAACTGGATGTCCGTGATATGGAAGGCGTGCTGACCTATCTGGTCCAGCTTTGGGGCCGACCGGTTCATCTACAGACAATCATTGATGAACACCCGACATTGTTCAGCTGCGAGAATGGCGAAGTCCGGCGCAAAAGATTGGAAGAATAA
- a CDS encoding glycoside hydrolase family 31 protein — MFGEIRGYNRQANKIIIEFERRNASIEIVTPSIINFFASIASERRVSKAVENLRVDPGAVSVDRVDGKIVVKTEKLKIAVSDEFFVDIYDAAGNLLCADYRGSAEPFVRRGSGEGLDVAAEEGHKLELEKNRLKVRVLKKMDEELFFYGLGDKTGHLNKKGYHYKMWNTDNPDPHVESFEAMYKSIPFFITLKKKQAFGLFFDNTFESVFDLGKENSNYYSFGAVDGNLNYYFIYGPAVKEVVNGYTYLTGTTPLPQLWTLGYQQCRWSYTPEERLHEIAAAFREKDIPCDVLYLDIDYMDGYRVFTWDKKKFPDPKKTLKELKDQGYKVVTIIDPGVKKDRGYPIYDQGLKNRYFATEKDGVPYVNRVWPGDSLYPDFPNGEVRKWWAANQKIMTDTGVAGIWNDMNEPASFNGPLPDDVAFNNDGVPADHREMHNVYGHYMSKATYEGIKQATGKRPFVITRACYAGTQKYSTVWTGDNQSLWEHLRMSLPMLMNLGLSGVTFCGTDVGGFGFDCTAELLSRWVQVGAFTPLFRNHSSIFTRDQEPWAFDKETEAINRKYIKLRYKLLPYLYDIMHEEESNGLPVIRLLLLHYQNDDKTYEINDEFLCGENILVAPIVEQGDKARMVYLPEGDAWIDYWTKQTFEGGQYTIKEAPLDICPIYIKAGSIVPLYPVQNYVGENPVKQLTLDIYLPEKGKIGSYVHYQDDGESFDYRKGAYNLYAFDVQADEPAKRIRIKGEKKHAGYGKGYTSFKFILNNVEPSAIIAGETSVSFEVSGNRTVFSVQEPGDIIVRL; from the coding sequence ATGTTTGGTGAGATCAGAGGTTATAACCGGCAGGCGAACAAAATTATTATTGAATTTGAGCGGAGAAATGCCAGCATTGAAATAGTCACACCTTCAATCATTAACTTTTTTGCCTCAATTGCTTCTGAACGCCGCGTTTCAAAGGCAGTTGAAAATTTAAGAGTTGACCCGGGAGCTGTTTCTGTTGACCGTGTGGACGGGAAAATTGTGGTAAAAACTGAAAAGCTGAAGATCGCTGTTTCCGATGAGTTCTTCGTTGATATTTATGATGCAGCGGGAAATCTGCTTTGCGCGGATTACAGAGGCAGTGCCGAGCCATTTGTACGGAGAGGATCCGGCGAAGGTCTGGATGTAGCCGCCGAAGAAGGGCACAAACTGGAATTGGAAAAAAACAGGCTGAAAGTCCGGGTTTTAAAAAAGATGGACGAAGAGCTGTTCTTTTATGGCCTGGGGGACAAAACCGGACATCTGAACAAAAAGGGCTATCATTATAAAATGTGGAATACAGATAACCCCGATCCGCACGTTGAGAGCTTCGAAGCGATGTATAAATCGATTCCCTTTTTTATTACTCTGAAAAAGAAACAGGCTTTCGGTTTGTTCTTTGATAATACATTTGAATCCGTCTTCGATCTTGGTAAAGAGAACAGTAACTATTATTCTTTCGGCGCTGTTGACGGAAATCTCAATTATTATTTTATTTATGGTCCGGCGGTCAAAGAGGTGGTAAATGGTTATACGTATCTGACCGGGACCACACCGCTGCCGCAATTATGGACACTTGGCTATCAGCAGTGCAGATGGTCTTACACGCCTGAGGAAAGGCTGCACGAAATTGCCGCTGCCTTCAGGGAGAAGGATATCCCCTGCGATGTGCTTTATCTGGACATTGACTATATGGATGGTTATCGGGTTTTTACCTGGGATAAGAAGAAGTTTCCGGATCCGAAAAAAACTTTAAAAGAACTGAAGGATCAAGGATACAAAGTGGTCACAATCATTGATCCCGGCGTGAAAAAAGACAGAGGTTATCCGATTTATGATCAGGGTCTCAAAAACCGCTATTTTGCGACCGAAAAAGACGGCGTTCCCTATGTAAATCGCGTCTGGCCGGGCGACTCGCTTTATCCGGATTTTCCAAATGGTGAGGTCAGAAAGTGGTGGGCGGCTAATCAGAAAATCATGACAGATACAGGGGTGGCGGGTATCTGGAATGATATGAATGAACCGGCCAGTTTTAACGGACCGCTTCCGGATGATGTTGCGTTCAATAATGACGGCGTGCCTGCCGATCATCGCGAGATGCATAATGTATACGGACATTATATGTCAAAGGCTACTTATGAAGGCATTAAACAGGCTACCGGCAAGCGTCCGTTTGTCATAACGCGGGCCTGCTATGCCGGGACTCAGAAATATTCTACTGTCTGGACAGGAGATAATCAGAGTCTATGGGAACACTTGAGAATGTCTTTGCCGATGCTGATGAACCTTGGGCTGAGTGGTGTGACTTTCTGTGGCACCGATGTCGGCGGATTCGGTTTCGATTGCACTGCGGAACTGCTGTCGCGCTGGGTTCAGGTTGGTGCATTCACCCCATTGTTCAGAAACCATTCCAGTATCTTCACAAGGGATCAGGAGCCTTGGGCATTTGATAAAGAAACAGAAGCAATCAACAGAAAATATATCAAACTGAGATACAAGCTGCTTCCATATCTCTACGATATCATGCATGAAGAAGAGTCCAACGGGTTGCCGGTGATCCGGCTGCTTTTACTCCATTACCAGAATGATGATAAAACTTATGAAATTAATGATGAATTTTTGTGCGGGGAAAATATACTTGTCGCGCCGATCGTTGAACAGGGAGACAAAGCGCGCATGGTCTATCTGCCTGAAGGAGATGCCTGGATTGATTACTGGACAAAACAAACATTTGAAGGCGGGCAGTACACGATCAAGGAGGCACCGCTCGACATTTGCCCGATTTATATTAAAGCCGGCAGCATTGTCCCGCTTTATCCGGTACAGAACTATGTCGGTGAGAATCCTGTAAAACAGCTGACCTTAGACATCTACTTGCCTGAAAAAGGGAAGATCGGCAGCTATGTTCACTACCAGGATGACGGTGAGAGTTTCGATTATCGGAAGGGCGCTTACAATCTTTATGCATTTGATGTCCAGGCAGATGAACCGGCAAAACGGATCAGAATAAAGGGAGAAAAAAAGCATGCCGGTTATGGCAAAGGATACACATCATTTAAGTTTATTCTGAACAACGTGGAGCCTTCAGCAATTATAGCAGGAGAGACAAGCGTTTCCTTTGAAGTTTCCGGGAATCGGACAGTCTTTTCCGTGCAAGAACCCGGAGACATCATTGTCAGGCTGTAA
- a CDS encoding globin-coupled sensor protein produces MVFSVKKGPGMSWLEKAKSERTSITVDDPKIMDKLKMLDLTVSDLQLLKTLQPFVKKEINQIAKDFYSSFYQIDELREIIDRYSSVEKLSQTLAVHVMDFFSGVIDDSFLERRVRVGKMHYKIALTPSYYMGTFQNLQSSLVQIVFRLTVEPAAAERMICAINKMISLEQQIVLEVYEAEYAENLKKEYEEGREDLRSAIRQVSSDLTQLSAQTHDSVHDLLNHFSHVRETVHQSSEEAERAKGQASGGKIQLKQLFSQVNDASRSVREMGEMVQNLESSSQEIGRVTGLVKDISEQTNILALNSAIEAARAGEYGKGFTIVSQEIRKLAEETNKAMAQISDLTAHSADVTVNVVGSLTKTTAIIEKGMAESKQTGQKFEDIIKSVDKNSALSGEIDQYMDVMAGVAEKLGQGTETLTDAANQLMEKL; encoded by the coding sequence ATGGTTTTTAGTGTTAAGAAAGGGCCGGGTATGAGCTGGCTTGAGAAAGCAAAATCTGAAAGAACTTCAATCACTGTTGATGATCCGAAAATAATGGACAAGCTTAAAATGCTAGATTTAACTGTTTCCGATTTGCAGCTGCTTAAAACATTACAGCCTTTTGTAAAAAAAGAAATCAACCAGATTGCAAAAGACTTTTATTCCAGTTTCTATCAGATCGATGAACTTCGAGAAATTATTGATCGTTACAGTTCGGTAGAGAAACTGAGTCAGACACTCGCCGTCCATGTCATGGATTTCTTTTCCGGGGTTATTGATGACTCCTTCCTTGAAAGAAGGGTCCGCGTTGGGAAAATGCATTATAAAATAGCTTTGACCCCGTCGTACTACATGGGCACCTTTCAGAACCTTCAGTCAAGCTTAGTTCAGATTGTATTTCGTCTGACAGTGGAGCCTGCCGCGGCAGAGCGGATGATCTGCGCAATAAATAAAATGATCAGTTTGGAGCAACAAATTGTTCTTGAAGTTTATGAGGCGGAATATGCCGAAAATCTGAAGAAAGAGTATGAAGAAGGACGTGAGGATCTGAGATCGGCAATCAGGCAGGTCAGCAGCGATCTGACGCAATTGTCAGCGCAAACCCATGATTCTGTCCATGATTTGCTTAATCATTTCTCACATGTCAGAGAAACAGTGCATCAAAGCAGTGAAGAAGCCGAAAGGGCCAAAGGACAGGCATCGGGCGGTAAGATTCAGCTGAAACAGCTTTTTTCTCAAGTTAATGATGCCAGCCGTTCGGTCAGAGAAATGGGGGAAATGGTTCAGAATCTGGAAAGTTCTTCACAGGAAATCGGAAGGGTGACCGGCCTTGTCAAAGATATCTCCGAACAGACAAATATCCTTGCTTTGAACTCCGCAATCGAGGCGGCAAGAGCAGGTGAATACGGAAAGGGCTTCACAATCGTGTCTCAGGAGATCAGAAAACTGGCTGAGGAAACAAATAAAGCGATGGCACAGATTTCCGACCTGACTGCCCATTCAGCCGATGTAACGGTTAATGTCGTTGGATCGCTGACCAAGACAACAGCAATCATTGAAAAAGGAATGGCAGAATCAAAGCAAACCGGCCAGAAATTTGAGGATATTATTAAATCAGTTGATAAGAACAGTGCACTGTCCGGTGAAATTGATCAATATATGGATGTCATGGCAGGAGTTGCGGAGAAACTTGGCCAAGGGACAGAAACACTGACAGATGCCGCAAACCAGCTAATGGAGAAGTTGTAA
- a CDS encoding AAA family ATPase — MKQSLAANQLIEDMINNVETVIVGKRKIIRLITVALLAGGHVLIEDVPGVGKTVLVRAIAQSIGADFKRIQFTPDLLPSDITGLSIFNQKSGEFEFRPGPLMGNVILADEINRTSPKTQSALLEGMAERRVTVDGVTRSLPELFFVMATQNPIEYEGTYSLPEAQLDRFLLKLSMGYPSRENELAILDRMSGENQLAGVKPVLTTSDILELRQLVAHVYASDSVKNYLLDIVVATRKQPMIYLGVSPRGALDLLKASRAYAFIDQRDYVTPDDVKAVAPFVLAHRIVMRQSTANSEFTAQSVIRELIEQIDVPILSSEMIK, encoded by the coding sequence ATGAAACAAAGTCTTGCTGCGAATCAGTTGATTGAAGACATGATCAATAATGTAGAAACAGTCATTGTCGGGAAAAGAAAGATTATCCGGCTGATCACCGTCGCGCTGCTCGCCGGCGGGCATGTACTCATAGAAGATGTCCCGGGAGTGGGGAAGACGGTACTTGTCCGCGCAATCGCTCAATCAATAGGCGCTGATTTTAAACGCATTCAATTTACACCGGATCTACTTCCTTCGGATATTACGGGACTGTCCATTTTCAATCAGAAAAGCGGAGAATTTGAATTCAGGCCGGGCCCGCTGATGGGTAATGTGATACTTGCCGATGAGATTAACCGGACTTCGCCGAAAACACAGTCTGCACTGCTCGAGGGTATGGCAGAGCGGCGGGTTACAGTGGATGGGGTGACGCGGTCTCTGCCTGAATTATTTTTCGTCATGGCGACTCAGAATCCGATCGAGTACGAGGGGACTTATTCGCTCCCGGAGGCACAGCTGGACCGATTCCTGTTGAAATTGTCGATGGGCTATCCCAGCAGGGAAAATGAGCTTGCGATTCTGGACAGGATGTCGGGTGAAAATCAACTGGCTGGTGTCAAACCTGTACTGACTACTTCCGATATACTTGAGCTTCGTCAACTGGTGGCACACGTTTATGCATCAGACAGTGTAAAAAATTATTTGCTCGATATTGTCGTTGCGACAAGGAAGCAGCCAATGATCTATCTAGGTGTGAGCCCGAGGGGGGCGCTTGATTTATTGAAAGCCTCGCGTGCCTATGCTTTCATTGATCAACGGGATTACGTCACCCCCGATGATGTTAAAGCCGTTGCGCCATTTGTGCTCGCACATCGAATCGTAATGAGACAAAGTACGGCTAATTCGGAATTTACTGCACAATCGGTGATCCGGGAGCTCATTGAACAGATTGATGTCCCCATCCTTTCGAGTGAAATGATCAAATGA
- a CDS encoding FTR1 family iron permease yields the protein MYAGFLVALREGLEISLIVGIIFAYLNKIQEKKKYLYIWAGVVLAALVSSGFAAIIYHVNGTGGWAYQAYFETVIFILAVTILTYMTFWMKKNSRNLNGSIREKITDVLQKGSMFQLVFLTFITVIREGAELAMFILAILSDQKANGYSVMSGAAAGLGLSVLIGYGIYKGTYRINLSYFFRIMGCLLIVVAAGLLGNAVHELTDVGVLPETGYMYDLSSVLSQQGVLGSILHALFGYSDHPTYLQSAIWCGYLLIVLLLFIKGDKLQSRKEMAQQ from the coding sequence ATGTATGCCGGTTTTCTCGTTGCTTTAAGGGAAGGATTGGAAATTTCTTTGATTGTTGGCATCATTTTTGCCTACTTAAATAAGATCCAAGAAAAGAAAAAATATCTATATATTTGGGCCGGAGTTGTCCTGGCTGCACTTGTTTCCTCGGGATTTGCAGCAATCATCTATCATGTCAACGGAACTGGCGGCTGGGCCTATCAGGCTTATTTTGAGACAGTCATTTTCATTTTAGCGGTCACGATTCTGACGTACATGACGTTCTGGATGAAGAAAAACAGCAGAAACCTGAATGGGAGCATTAGAGAGAAAATTACTGATGTGCTGCAAAAAGGCAGCATGTTCCAGCTTGTGTTTCTGACGTTTATTACAGTGATCCGTGAGGGTGCTGAGCTAGCCATGTTCATTCTCGCCATACTTAGTGATCAGAAAGCAAATGGTTATTCGGTCATGTCTGGAGCTGCAGCAGGGCTTGGCCTTTCAGTGCTGATCGGTTATGGCATCTACAAAGGAACGTACCGCATCAATTTGTCCTACTTCTTCCGGATTATGGGCTGCCTGCTGATTGTCGTAGCGGCCGGGTTGCTGGGAAATGCTGTTCACGAACTGACAGATGTGGGTGTACTTCCGGAAACCGGGTACATGTATGATTTGAGCAGTGTTCTGAGCCAGCAGGGTGTTCTTGGTAGTATACTGCATGCATTGTTCGGCTACTCAGATCATCCGACTTATCTCCAGAGCGCGATCTGGTGTGGGTATTTGCTGATTGTTTTGCTTTTATTCATTAAGGGAGATAAACTTCAGTCAAGAAAAGAAATGGCGCAGCAGTGA